ACTTTTATCAACCAACATATGATTTGTTGTCTATATTTTTGATTGTAATTGTAAGCTACTTCTTTTCTGCCTGGGTTTAGAGGGTATGCAAGTAATTTTCTTGGGATTCTCTGCAATGAGTGAGTAGCCATGGTCTGTTTGGACAGACCTGGTGGCCATCATCACTCCCATCATTTAACTTCAGTGTTCTCTGACCCAGCCTTTCTGCTCAAGAGGTCAAAAGGTGACCTTTGCTGAAGAGCCTGAAGAGCAAATATTTAATGTGTTTCTATGAGCGAAGTCTGGAGCTACAGATACACACCTCTCCACATTATTGCAGCTTCTCACAGTAGAGGAATGGCTCATTTCTGGCtcaagaggaaatattttttatttttttcccccctcatttcTGCCTGTTCTCTCTTCTCCTTGCCTTGTACATCAACTTGAAAGGCTTTGCCCAGCAGCTATCTGGGGCTCCTTGGTGGTCATGTGCTTGTGTGCTTTCATTTGCTCTAACTATGGTGGCAATTGACTGTGAAGAAGATTTAGTGGATAACTTCAAGGTTTAACTGTGTTTAAAATACCTCAAATCTTTCACTGGGTACTTAATGCACTTTGTAAGTGTTAGTTTCTGAcattgaaaaatgttttcaaaaggCAGGATATGTTGAAACACAAACCCACATCTAAGTCTGTATCTCTGTATCTTCAATTCATGACTTTTCATGTACCATCCCACCTTTGTAGAAGAGACTTCAAATTGCAGTCATCCTAATGGGCTGCTCTTAGGCATTGCCTACAAATATATTTCAGGTAGTGCTATGGTTGGCAGGTTTGCAGCTGGAGGGGGAAAACACTCAATGTGCTTTATGTGATTAGTGTCTTGATGTGTTTTTTGAGATGGAGGAGGATGTCAGAATGCTGCTTGTTGTTTGGgtagtgcagagcaggctgcagcagctgctgacctgtgcaggggctgtgtgtcTTTGTTCTCTCTGGGGAGGGTGTGGATGTCAGCCTCTGTGTGTCAGCTGGGAAAGTGTGGGTCTCTAAAGCCCTGAAAGTCAGACTGCACATTCACCTTGGCTGCTTGGCCACTGCTTTCTGATCTTAAATGGGTCAAGCTTGAAGGGATTAAAAAGTGCTATAAGCTAGTTCTTCCTAAACTCGGGAGAGCTGCAGTCAGGAAGAGACAAAGGCAAAAGGGTGCGCTCGGCCGTGGTAATGAGTGATTGTTACTGTTGCAAGGGAAATGGGTGAGAGGTAGAGAATTACATGGGGAGAAGAAatattacagtaaaaaaaaaatctggcaaATATTTAATGGCCAGGCTGCTCTTTGGAGTTGATCGTGCTTGTGTTAGAGGGTTTCATGGCAGAAAGCCACAAAAAGcatgtggcttttttatttttttgtaaataaacaCAGCGGTCAGTAAAATTAGCAGTTAATGGTAAGTATTTGGCTGTAATGGCAGCTTTTTTGGGATTCCAGAGTATCGCTTTTTGACTCTGTGTTTTAAAAACAGGCAACATAGCAGAACTCTATTTCTCGCTGAAGTAAAATTACACTCTGTGTTCTATATAAATGTGAAATTGTAAATAGAACCAATTTATTGATTTAAGTAGCTTTATCAGCAAAGTTACCTCTTCTGTATTGCATCACCTTGGCAAATTCCAGCTCTGTTGCAGACACTCTCGATGCAGGAGTGGAATAGGATCTAAGAATACTATCTCTTTGTTTATTTcatcttgtttgtttttattttaaattaaacaattaaattaattcaaaaattaattaatcttAAGTTTGTGAATGATTGACAGTGAGAGACATGTCATGTTGGTTTTCCATTAAGATGAAGGCTAAAGTTGGTAGGGACTTATACCAGAGGAGTGGAATATGCATTTGTCAGTGGAATGACTGCTGCtccttgggcagggccaggctgctgaacgatctctgctgccctggtggTTGCTGTCTGCAGAGCAGGTGTGTCTCAGTCCTCCTAGGAAAGAGCCCACTGGCAGGTGGGCTGTTCCTGAACCATGTAGAGTGGGAAGATGTGTGCTCCCTGGCTGGCATTAATAGAAAGGAATGTACAAGCTTGTTGCTATCTTTTATCACCTTTTGCCAGCTCTACACTGCCCTTTTGTCTTGAGTTAAATCCCATCCTCACGTCAGAGGCTGTTCAGAAGGGTCATCTGAGAAGTGCTGTGACTAGGCATTATAGCTGATGAGATACTGTTAGTTCAGTCTCCTTTGCAGGCATAGCATTACATGAACTAAAAATACATGGATGTGGTTGCATCTCAACAAAATGTTGTATTTTAGGCTATACTAAAGTTTTCAGCTATATTAAGTTATCCTAGTTTGTCTGCACCCACCTGCAAACCTTTTTGCCTTAGCCCCTTATGCCCTCATGTATACAACAGTACTAACATTATTTCAAATCTGTGTTTGAGACACGTGAAGTACCCCACATGCCTGCTTTTACCAATCACTTGTAATATTTCTAGTTATGAGCTGGAGAGATGCTAGTTCCTTAAGTAATAAAAGCCTTTCATAATGGAAAagaaactgttttatttttaaattctgcttcctaattttcttcatagaaTTGGctaattttcttcatagaaTACTtgctaaataaatatttgtggtCTATACTTAACAGGTTGTGTTCCCTTCTGGTTTAGATTACATGAggtagaaaattaaatttttatgttttatgcAACATCTAACTATAATAAGTCTCTTTTCAGTTCTTTGGCATTGTGATTCTTAAAAACCATAGGAGATTGCAGACTTTTTGGTTTTATGTTGTGATTTGAGGAGCATATTTTCAATTCCTCTAAGCCAGTATTATTTGAGAAGTGGCAGAATATCTGAGTGACCTTTAAAAACTCTGTATTTTGAAGTCATTTTAGCTAGAACCTTTCCtggaaattcctttttttccaccttCGTTTGCCATGGCAACAAACTATATGTGGTTTAAGGGAGACCATCCATCCTGTAAAATATTCTAGTTCTCTGGCCTTGCATGGTTGCTTCCACTGTCATCATGTTTGATTTTCTTGGGTCTAAAGAATGTTACATATTTATTGATTGTAGCTTACTAAATTATTTCAACAGTGAAATCTGTTGTAAAGAGTAGGAGAAAAGTGCCTCTGGCTCACTGGGACTGGTAGTCTTTGATACTGgctgattttgtttggttgtggggtgttgagatttttttattttaactataTGTGTATTACTAATGAGTGGAAACTTTTGTATCCTCCTGCCACATGCATAAGATCACACACCATAAAATTCTGTAAGAAGTAGGACATAATAGGAGCAGATTTGTAGAACATAATGGTTAACACTGAGGTCCTGATGTCTGCAATATTATGTATTTGGACTAGCCATGATCTGGTCCCATGGCCTGAATGGTAACTTCTGTTTTAAATGTGCTGGTTTCATGCCTGGATCGCCCTTTTTAAAGTCTAGGTTCATTTGAAAGAATTAAGTTTCCCTACTGTACTGTGGAGTATGAGTTACAGCAAAGCAAGCTCCTTGTCCAAACTAAAACATGAACACTGACACACCCACAATCTGTCAATTTAACCTTGGAGCCATGGATCTTTCAATGTAAATTGAAATTTCTCCTAATTTTAAGTACTGAACGTCTGCAGTGTGTATGGCTGTGTCAGCCAAGATGGTGACATACTAACAAGGTTTACAATATAAAATTCCAACTAATGATAGCTCATTAAGTGGCTCTAGCTTCAAATGGCTCTAccttaaagggaaaaaataagacATGTTAATTGCTTGTTTGTAATAGTTAAGGTTTTTTAGCCACTAAGGGTGTTTGACAAATCTGCTTAGAAGTAATAGTTTGGAAATTGTGATGGGTTGGCTAAAGTAAAGCTGTCTGGTCTAACATATGAGCTGTGTGCAATAAGGTGGCACTAAATTTTTTCACTGAGCTCACTATGAAATTATCTTTAGCAACTTCATGAAATTAATGGCAGAATTATAGATTACTAGAGCTAAAAGAGTGAAGAGCAAAACTCTTATACTAAAAGTGTATTTGGGTCTGTTTTTGCACAAATAattggaaatgttttctgatgCTTGCAGGTGACACGTCATATTTTGTTATGGACCGTTTTGAAGACATATCAGATGGTGAAGTGGATCATGCCTTCTTTGACAGCGACtttgaggaagagaaaaagaaagccGAAGAAAATGGTGAACATGTAGAGAAAGGAAGTACAAAGGCAGCTCTTGCAGACACTGATTTGGTTTCTAATTCAAAGGATGAAAAGTGTTGTGAGGAGGAAAGTGAAGAAAAGCAGATAGATTTACAAAGAGATCAGTCCCCAGAAAATAGCAAAGGTCCTAGTGAAGAAGCTCCCTCTTTGACAGTTTCTCCACTTGCAGAGAATGCAGGTACATCTGGAGCAACACCTGCAGCAAATAGAGGAGCAGAGGAGATTGTTCCTGCTGGAATTCCTAAAATAGTtaaagaaggtgaagaagattATTATACAGATGAAGAAGACAGTAGTGATGATGGCAAAAAACAGGTTAGACCAAAGTCAGCTAagcaaccaaacacaaaaaaggCTAGCAAAAAATATGGTatcagctcctcctcctcttcctcctcctcctcgtcctcatcatcatcatcctcaaGCTCAGATACAGATGGTTCTGACACAGATTCTGATAGCTGTTTATCAGATTTATCTCATTCTTCCCCAAAAAGGAATGCTTGTAGAAATGCTCTTCTGtctccaaaacaaaaattcaagTCAGCAATGAAAttagcagaaggaaaagcaaagcttGGTGATGACCTGGAGGAGTCTGAAGACACAGTGACTGACGTAACACCTCTGTCAACTCCAGACATCAGTCCTATCCAGTCCTTTGAATTTGTAGCATCAAATGATAAGAAACTAAAAGTAAAGAGACAGGAAAATGTGAACCAAGAATTATATGGTAATTTGGAGAATTTAAGTACAACACTAAATGTGCAAAACCTATGGGGCTGGGAGATTCAATCTtgtatctgtatttttttcattagatTCCGAGTTTGATCGCAGATATAGTCGAAAAGTATTGCATGATGCCATGGACCTGAATCAGCTTCTGAaaggtgatttttaaattttatttttacaaaatacagCATCTGCCACTTGTTGAGAACAGCTGGGTTCTAATACACAGAGAGAGTGGGATTCTCATACAccatgtgtatttttaaaactgattGCTGTTTAAGTGGTGTTGATCTAATTCTTGGAATTCTTCTCTGTGTAACAGTACTGATTCTGCAGTAGAGAAAAGAACCATGCATTGGTTTGCATATACCCAGATGTAAGATACACAGACAGGGTGAATCTAACAAAGGTCTGATATATTAATAAATTGGGCAATGAAACTGCACATGGATCTTAAGGTGTACTGGACTGTGGCACAATTTAATATCTAAATTAAAGCATCAACCTTTCTGTTGAAAGGCTGGATCATCAGCCACCAAGACTGAAAGACAATCAAAATTTCATTGCATTATAAATGGTATTCATATACTTAAACTTCTAGTACCTTTTTGATAATTAAGCAGGAGTATTTGAAGTTCTTTTCTGAGCTAGGTGTCTGACTTCTAAAATACCATAGGTTGAGTAaagttgttttaaaaagaaaaatagcagaTAATCTGTACTTAAACTCGAGTGGTTGCTTCTGGCTAATAGACTTTCAAAATCTTAATAATGAAGCCTAAGAAAATTTGCAATCTCTTTGCCTGCACTCATTGCAAACCTTTATTATATGGGTTAAGAATGCTATGGATGATCTCAGGTGCACATTTTAAGGTCTACATGGTgcttttgcatttgttttcatGCCCCAGAGTTTTCAGTACTAAAATGTGTGGAATAAAAAAGGCTTGAATCAAGAAATCTGCTGATCTCAAGTGAGGAAAGCCTCTTGCAGTTTAGGTCTGGTACATTCCAAGCCAGGTTTGCTGTGTTGAAGTAAGCCTGGCACAACTAAAACTGCATGTGTTGTGTTTCTTCACTTTGCACCTTGCCAGACTGAGCTTCTAGTGAAGAAGGATTTAGAATGTATTGTACACTTAGTTTAACTTGCCTATAAGTTAGAACTGAGGATTTTACTTGTATGGAAATTCTTCTGATGATAAGAAAAGCAACACTAGCAATCAAGAAAGGTAGAGCTTTTTCTCATCCCTGACAGTCCTTGTGCTTCATTCTTTCATACTAGAAACAATTCCAACCAGTTGTCAAAACATGATGTCAGAAGAATTGTTGCTAGGCAATTGAAATTATGATGTCCTTTGTCCTTATTTGTTCCCCATTAGCAAGAAGCTATTTAATAACCAGTGATTACCAATGGATTCATCTCATCCCTGAAACAAATTGATATTATTGCTCAGAGTAGGTATTCTCAGAGATTAATCTCCTTTGGGGAGAGGAACAGAGTTTTCAGTTTTTTATCAAAACTGAAAACCAGTTCTGAGTAGAATTCATATGGTCTAGCAGCTAATGTTCCTGATTAATGTGTATATTACTCCCAAGTGCCTCTCTAAATCAGCAAGCACAACATAGCTTAATTAGTTTGGGCATTTTGAAGTTTAAATGGGGCAGAATTATTAATGGTGGAAAGTAACTAGTCTGGGAAAATAGGAGCTAATCTTATTCTGAGTTATTgcttgcagatttttttgtacacattaggggggaaaaaagtgcaaaaaattTTCTCCCGCCCACCAGTCTCCATTAAATGTTCATCAGAACTGCATAGGCATAAATGTTGCTTCAAGTGAGAACACTGCAAGCCCAGACCTGAGTGCATGAAAAAAACTTAAATAATCCTTATTTGGTTTTAAAGCATAATATTCTTCCAGTACTTTATACTGATGaagcattttatttaattttttttcaaatattcttGTAATATAGCTGGACCCAAGCATTTACAGCAGTTATACAAGTTTAATTTCCCAAAGTCTCCAGACATTTGGAAAAATTTCCATGTGATCTGTTACTATGTTGTTTCTATGGGGCACACAGTAATTAATTTTGTATGATTATTCACATCATCAGTGCATACATTTGGGAGCTCTGGAATCtcttctattaaaaaaagaattgcaAGAACAAAAAATTTGTTCCTTTGAACAAATTTCTTTTTGCAAGAAAGAAACTTGTTCAAAGAACAAGTTTTGGACTAGCACAAGAGTCTGGTTATTAGAGGCAGCAAGGTGGTTTGTATCTTAAAGCAGAATTAATTTGAAGCGTTTAGAAACTGTTGCAGttaaatttaaaagtaattGAAAAAGTTTTTGCTTTATGTCTCCTTTACCTACTTGTTTTCGTATTGAAAATTATTCATTTGtgagcatttaaaaaattatattagaCAAATATTTATCATGTCTTTACAACTCCTAAAGCTATGCTTGTTCTTGATAAAAGCCAAATTTTCTATTACACATTTCTTAATAAGATAAAATCTCACAACACAATTCTAGGTGGAAATCTCATAGTTTTCCTGCTCTTTATTGCACTTTGATTGTTTTTAGATGGGTAGTGCTGATAGCAGGTGTGATTATAAATTTTCAGGTAGAAGTAcagtttttctgttgtttcatGATGTTATTTATATCTTTGTATGCAATTGTTTTGTGATTCCATGATGTTTCCATTTTGCTATAAACCTTACAGATACTTCAGAAAAGTAATAACTGAAAGAAATATTCTAAACCTATACTAATAAAAAATGTCAGAGCTATTTCCTCTGCTGTACTCTTGAGTAATCTGAACACAAAAAGGGAATTAAGTATGACAATGCAAAAACAATCTTTTACAATCTATTTCTTTGAAGGCAATTTTATAAATCACCATGTTAGAAAGCtgggaataaaataaattggAAAATTTTCTGATGCGATTTTGCCTGATCCTATGTCTTGATTATTATGCAGATAAAGAGATGGGTTAAGTATATGAGTGTGAACTAAGCACTCATCTATCTCAACCCATTTTGCTACAGATTTGCTCTGTCTCTAGACAGATCTCATGATTTCTGTAGTCCAGAACAGAGTTGTCTGCTAAAATTGCTCTGTATCTCTTTATCTAAATTTGTTTGGTATCAATACAGTGAGATAGCACAAGGTATATACAGTGCTGAAGAATTTAGtactttgtgttttcttctctgtaaaATGGGGTTGATACCTGCTTATTTTACAGAAGTGTCTGTGAGAATTAGTCTGTAAATCCATGGTATTAGCTATTATTAACTTGAGGAGGCGGTGTGCTGGGGTAAGTAGGGCAATTGGCCACAGACTGAAGTTCTATCCTTGAAGCTCTCACTGACCTCTGTGCTGATAAATCTTTTTGCCTCTTCTATGccttagatttttaaaatagaggTTCCTCTGTGAAAAGCTctataatataaatattgtgATTATAAAAGTAAAAAGCTCTGTGTTTCTGAATAAAATCAATTGTAGAAAATTAAATAGCCGCTTCAACTCAACATGAAGCAATCacttcaacttttttttttcatgtaatttGTCACTCGGGAAATAGAACAAGTTTTGATAACTGAAACTTTGTTCTCTTCAGGGATATGTTATCTGTGTGCTCATTCATGCTGAACTAGTGTATTTGTAGAAAAGCTGCTAAGCAGTATCTAAATTTAAAGTAGACTGCAATATACACATACCCAAACTGTAGAGTTGAACTAAGCATATATAGCTGTTCTATGGAATTCTCTTCAGTGTGTATGTCAGAGTTTGAACTAATtttctgtatgtgtgtgtattcaTATGCTGGGTTTTCACAGGCCTAGAAACTCATTTTGAGGTAGAAGAGCAATTGCTAGCTTATTCATATGTTTAGAATTTCAGAAGAGATTGAAAATCTGCGAGATTACAGAGAGATACAGGCTCCCCCACATTCATGAGAAACTTTGTAATTATGGAGGGGAAAAGTCCAACACCTCTAAGATATCTTTCTGATGATATCAAGAAATAAA
This sequence is a window from Melospiza georgiana isolate bMelGeo1 chromosome 5, bMelGeo1.pri, whole genome shotgun sequence. Protein-coding genes within it:
- the CFAP97 gene encoding cilia- and flagella-associated protein 97 isoform X1, with protein sequence MLAGDTSYFVMDRFEDISDGEVDHAFFDSDFEEEKKKAEENGEHVEKGSTKAALADTDLVSNSKDEKCCEEESEEKQIDLQRDQSPENSKGPSEEAPSLTVSPLAENAGTSGATPAANRGAEEIVPAGIPKIVKEGEEDYYTDEEDSSDDGKKQVRPKSAKQPNTKKASKKYGISSSSSSSSSSSSSSSSSSSDTDGSDTDSDSCLSDLSHSSPKRNACRNALLSPKQKFKSAMKLAEGKAKLGDDLEESEDTVTDVTPLSTPDISPIQSFEFVASNDKKLKVKRQENVNQELYDSEFDRRYSRKVLHDAMDLNQLLKAFLQLDKKEQKLTIDLPSKGVRKNFSFTNEEVRQIDRENQRLLKELSRQSARPRRSSTLKKVSVPPARLYHSALNRQKEQQRIERENLAFLKRLEAVKPTAGMKRSEQLRDYHRHMSYLASSPSLRRARSPFGQLSPPRGTSRSSTLQSALSQRNEKPTSDSASGALQRPKSTNVCAAWL
- the CFAP97 gene encoding cilia- and flagella-associated protein 97 isoform X2, which codes for MDRFEDISDGEVDHAFFDSDFEEEKKKAEENGEHVEKGSTKAALADTDLVSNSKDEKCCEEESEEKQIDLQRDQSPENSKGPSEEAPSLTVSPLAENAGTSGATPAANRGAEEIVPAGIPKIVKEGEEDYYTDEEDSSDDGKKQVRPKSAKQPNTKKASKKYGISSSSSSSSSSSSSSSSSSSDTDGSDTDSDSCLSDLSHSSPKRNACRNALLSPKQKFKSAMKLAEGKAKLGDDLEESEDTVTDVTPLSTPDISPIQSFEFVASNDKKLKVKRQENVNQELYDSEFDRRYSRKVLHDAMDLNQLLKAFLQLDKKEQKLTIDLPSKGVRKNFSFTNEEVRQIDRENQRLLKELSRQSARPRRSSTLKKVSVPPARLYHSALNRQKEQQRIERENLAFLKRLEAVKPTAGMKRSEQLRDYHRHMSYLASSPSLRRARSPFGQLSPPRGTSRSSTLQSALSQRNEKPTSDSASGALQRPKSTNVCAAWL